The following coding sequences lie in one Candidatus Neomarinimicrobiota bacterium genomic window:
- a CDS encoding AAA family ATPase, translated as MKSTAKEKQILNTFDDILMLSKGSTILSDTGLGFEGSGVDKITIGGWGDGHRATLAWLADLFSWDILYKKKGSMSDIVGIVLLDEIEHHLHPSWQRRIIRQLNRNFPKIQFIVTSHSPLCAIGTTDLSEDIANIFLLRLKNDSSHLIEGGKSIRGMRADQVLTSYLFGLESTRSDDTALLIE; from the coding sequence ATGAAATCAACGGCAAAGGAAAAACAAATCTTAAATACTTTCGATGATATTCTCATGCTATCAAAAGGATCTACAATTCTTTCTGATACGGGATTAGGTTTTGAAGGCTCTGGCGTTGATAAAATAACAATTGGAGGATGGGGGGATGGTCATCGCGCAACTTTAGCTTGGTTGGCAGATTTATTTAGTTGGGATATTCTTTACAAAAAAAAAGGTAGTATGTCAGACATTGTTGGGATTGTATTATTAGATGAAATTGAACATCACCTGCATCCCTCTTGGCAACGAAGAATTATAAGGCAACTAAATAGAAATTTTCCTAAAATACAATTTATTGTTACCTCACATTCTCCATTATGCGCAATTGGAACAACTGATTTATCTGAAGATATAGCTAATATATTTCTCCTAAGATTGAAAAATGATTCAAGCCATCTGATAGAGGGTGGAAAATCAATTCGCGGAATGAGGGCAGACCAAGTGTTAACATCATATTTATTTGGGCTTGAAAGTACAAGGAGTGATGATACAGCTTTGCTCATTGAA